ATCGTGGTCATCGCACGCTCTCTTCCTCGTCGGTACGGACGTCCTGCTCGGTGGCGACCGCGGCCGGTGCGGGGCGCACCCTCCGCAGCACCTGGGGCGCGACCACGGCGAGGACGACGAGCACGTAGATCGCCACGGCCAGCGGCTCGCTCCACAGGCCGGAGACCTCGCCGCCGGAGATCGCCATCGCCTCACGCAGCTTGAGCTCCATCAGCGGGCCCAGGATGACGCCGAGGATCAGCGGCAGCACTGGGAGCGCGAAGCGGCGCATCGCCAGGCCCAGCAGGCCGAGCAGCACCAGCAGGAACAGGTCGAAGGCCTGCAGGTTGGTGGCGTAGGCCCCGAGCGCGGCGAAGAACAGGATGCCGGCGTAGAGCTGGGGGCGGGGGATCCGCAGCAGCTTGGCCCAGACCGGCGCCAGCGGCAGGTTGAGCACCAGCAGCAGGGCGTTGCCGATCAGCAGGCTGGCGAGCAGCGCCCAGACGAGCTCGGGCTGGTCGTTCATCAGGCTGGGTCCCGGCTCGATGCCGTAGCCCTGGAGGGCCGCGAGCATCACCGCGGACGTCGCCGTCACCGGCAGGCCGAGGGCCAGCAGCGGCACGAACGTGCCGGCGGCGGAGGCGTTGTTGGCCGCCTCGGGGCCGGCGACGCCCTCGATCGCGCCCTGGCCGAACTCGTCCTGGCCCTTGCGTGCGGAGAGCCGCTTCTCGGTGATGTAGGACAGGAACGTCGGGATCTCCGCGCCGCCGGCCGGCAGCGCGCCGAACGGGAAGCCGTACGCCGTGCCGCGCAGCCACGGACCCCAGGAGCGGCGCCAGTCGGAGCGGTCCATCCACGGGCGTCCGACCGGGATCACTCGGACCGGGCTGCGGCGCAGGTGGGCGGCGACCCAGAGTGCCTCCCCGAGGGCGAAGATGCCCACCGCGACCACGACCACGTCGATCCGGTCCGCCAGCAGCGGCTGGTCGAAGCTGAGCCGCGGCTGGCCGGTGTTGAGGTCGAGCCCGACGAGGCCGATCGTGAGGCCGAGGAACAGGGCGACGAAGCCGCGCAGCGGCGAGCCGCCGAGCACGCTGGTCACCATGATCATCGCGAGCACCATGAGCGCGAAGTAGGACGGCGCGCCGATCTCGACGGCCACCGACGCCAGCGCCGGGGCGAAGAACACCACGAGCAGGGTGCCGATGGTGCCGGCGATGAAGGAGCCGATGGCCGCCGTGGCGAGCGCCTGGGCGGCGCGGCCGGCTCGGGCCATCAGGTTGCCCTCGAGCGCGGTCATCACCGACGCCGACTCCCCGGGGGTGTTGAGCAGGATCGAGGTGGTCGATCCGCCGTACATGCCGCCGTAGTAGATGCCGGCGAACATGATGAACGCCGGGATCGGGTCGAGCCCGTAGGTCACGGGCAGCAGCAGCGCCACCGCCATGGCCGGGCCGATGCCCGGCAGCACGCCGACGAAGGTGCCGAGGAGCACGCCGATCGCGGCGAAGAGCAGGTTCTGCGGGGTGAGGACGGCGCCGAAGCCGTCCATCAGCAGGGAGAGGTTGTCCATCACAGCACCCCGTCCAGGATCCC
This genomic interval from Nocardioides palaemonis contains the following:
- a CDS encoding tripartite tricarboxylate transporter permease, with the protein product MDNLSLLMDGFGAVLTPQNLLFAAIGVLLGTFVGVLPGIGPAMAVALLLPVTYGLDPIPAFIMFAGIYYGGMYGGSTTSILLNTPGESASVMTALEGNLMARAGRAAQALATAAIGSFIAGTIGTLLVVFFAPALASVAVEIGAPSYFALMVLAMIMVTSVLGGSPLRGFVALFLGLTIGLVGLDLNTGQPRLSFDQPLLADRIDVVVVAVGIFALGEALWVAAHLRRSPVRVIPVGRPWMDRSDWRRSWGPWLRGTAYGFPFGALPAGGAEIPTFLSYITEKRLSARKGQDEFGQGAIEGVAGPEAANNASAAGTFVPLLALGLPVTATSAVMLAALQGYGIEPGPSLMNDQPELVWALLASLLIGNALLLVLNLPLAPVWAKLLRIPRPQLYAGILFFAALGAYATNLQAFDLFLLVLLGLLGLAMRRFALPVLPLILGVILGPLMELKLREAMAISGGEVSGLWSEPLAVAIYVLVVLAVVAPQVLRRVRPAPAAVATEQDVRTDEEESVR